The Oncorhynchus gorbuscha isolate QuinsamMale2020 ecotype Even-year unplaced genomic scaffold, OgorEven_v1.0 Un_scaffold_874, whole genome shotgun sequence genome contains a region encoding:
- the LOC124020674 gene encoding E3 ubiquitin-protein ligase RNF183-like: MSDDRERQDADGGYRVEQPPNVKPKPDSIKKEKKEKSTKVRRSMSTDSERGEGSGRRRERKRDKGLRRERGRSEENRRQDRAGDDSNRKESDPQENDMEDTECVVCFCEYDNVFKTPKLLSCGHTFCLECLARINVTSLELKSLSCPVCRELTNLPHGRNLPQLGNNQDIFRKLPPEMQRALSVRFKRSKGKLVLKKPPPGTTSLAMSSLTLPTLKKQDRQASSNLQLGTIDQGLATVVDVGRPPSRVRGRLRRMFRSDQCYYTVMASIVTITVVLMLMGILAFMVMPNVVLHNGNKPNQGNSSQP; this comes from the coding sequence ATGAGTGACGACAGGGAAAGACAGGATGCCGATGGAGGCTACAGGGTCGAACAGCCGCCCAACGTCAAACCCAAACCTGACAGCATCAAGAAGGAGAAAAAGGAGAAATCCACCAAGGTGCGTAGGTCCATGAGCACTGACtccgagagaggagagggatctgggagaaggagggagagaaagagagacaaagggtTGAGGAGGGAGCGTGGTAGAAGTGAGGAGAACAGGAGGCAAGACAGGGCTGGAGATGACAGCAACCGGAAGGAGTCTGACCCCCAGGAAAACGACATGGAGGACACTGAGTGCGTGGTTTGCTTCTGCGAATACGACAACGTCTTTAAAACCCCTAAGTTGCTCTCCTGCGGGCACACGTTCTGTCTGGAGTGCCTGGCCCGGATCAACGTCACCTCCTTAGAGCTCAAGTCTCTTTCCTGCCCTGTGTGTCGAGAGCTCACCAACCTGCCCCACGGCCGCAACCTGCCCCAGCTGGGCAACAACCAGGACATCTTCCGCAAACTCCCTCCAGAGATGCAGAGGGCGCTGTCCGTGCGCTTTAAGCGCAGCAAGGGCAAGCTGGTCCTCAAGAAGCCCCCTCCTGGTACTACCAGCCTGGCCATGTCCAGCCTCACCCTGCCCACTCTCAAGAAGCAGGACCGGCAGGCCTCCAGCAACCTCCAGCTGGGCACCATAGATCAGGGCCTCGCCACTGTCGTGGACGTGGGTCGCCCCCCTAGCAGGGTCAGAGGTCGCCTGCGCAGGATGTTCCGCTCGGACCAGTGCTACTACACCGTGATGGCATCCATCGTCACCATCACCGTGGTGCTGATGCTGATGGGCATCCTGGCCTTCATGGTCATGCCCAATGTGGTCCTCCACAACGGCAACAAACCCAACCAGGGGAATTCCAGCCAACCATAA